In Pseudomonas poae, a single genomic region encodes these proteins:
- a CDS encoding chorismate mutase has protein sequence MAVTCTTLEEVRSNIDRLDQQIVTLLAERGHYVSQAARFKKDTDSVKAPQRVEQVIAKVRDLSHSVGANPDVTEQVYRAMIAAFIQQELAEHAELTQTSPKN, from the coding sequence ATGGCCGTTACCTGCACCACCCTCGAAGAGGTCCGAAGCAACATCGACCGCCTCGACCAACAAATCGTCACCCTGCTGGCAGAGCGCGGCCACTACGTATCCCAAGCGGCTCGCTTCAAAAAAGACACCGATAGCGTCAAGGCACCGCAGCGCGTCGAACAAGTGATCGCCAAAGTGCGGGACTTGTCCCACTCGGTGGGCGCCAATCCGGATGTCACCGAACAGGTGTATCGCGCGATGATTGCCGCGTTTATTCAGCAAGAGTTGGCGGAGCACGCAGAGCTCACCCAAACTAGCCCTAAAAATTAA
- the mscL gene encoding large-conductance mechanosensitive channel protein MscL, which yields MGVISEFKAFAVKGNVVDMAVGIIIGAAFGKIVSSFVGDVVMPPIGLLIGGVDFGDLAITLKAAQGDVPAVVLAYGKFIQSVIDFVIVAFAIFMGVKAINRLKREEAVAPSLPPTPTKEEVLLGEIRDLLKAQNDKP from the coding sequence ATGGGCGTGATCAGTGAGTTCAAGGCCTTCGCGGTCAAAGGTAATGTGGTCGATATGGCCGTCGGTATCATCATCGGCGCCGCCTTCGGCAAGATTGTTTCCTCGTTTGTAGGCGACGTAGTGATGCCTCCCATCGGTCTGTTGATCGGTGGCGTAGACTTCGGCGACTTGGCGATAACGCTTAAGGCCGCGCAAGGCGATGTACCTGCGGTGGTGCTGGCGTACGGCAAGTTCATCCAGAGCGTGATCGACTTTGTGATCGTCGCGTTTGCGATCTTCATGGGCGTGAAGGCGATCAACCGCCTGAAGCGTGAAGAGGCCGTGGCGCCAAGCCTGCCGCCGACGCCGACCAAGGAAGAAGTGTTGCTGGGCGAGATCCGCGATCTGCTCAAGGCGCAGAACGACAAGCCTTGA
- the radA gene encoding DNA repair protein RadA, with product MAKAKRMYGCTECGATFPKWAGQCTECGAWNTLTETMIESGGAAAPTGRAGWTGQQAQIKTLAEVSVEEIPRFSTASGELDRVLGGGLVDGSVVLIGGDPGIGKSTILLQTLCSIASRMPALYVTGEESQQQVAMRARRLGLPQDQLRVMTETCIESIIATARIEKPKVMVIDSIQTIFTEQLQSAPGGVSQVRESAALLVRYAKQSGTAIFLVGHVTKEGALAGPRVLEHMVDTVLYFEGESDGRLRLLRAVKNRFGAVNELGVFAMTDRGLKEVSNPSAIFLTRAQEEVPGSVVMATWEGTRPMLVEVQALVDDSHLANPRRVTLGLDQNRLAMLLAVLHRHGGIPTHDQDVFLNVVGGVKVLETASDLALMAAVMSSLRNRPLPHDLLVFGEVGLSGEVRPVPSGQERLKEAAKHGFKRAIVPKGNAPKESPPGIQIIGVTRLEQALDALFE from the coding sequence ATGGCAAAGGCCAAGCGCATGTACGGCTGCACGGAGTGCGGCGCGACCTTTCCCAAGTGGGCCGGCCAGTGCACCGAATGCGGTGCGTGGAACACGCTGACTGAAACCATGATTGAAAGCGGTGGCGCCGCAGCCCCCACTGGTCGGGCTGGCTGGACCGGGCAGCAAGCGCAGATCAAGACACTGGCTGAGGTCAGCGTCGAAGAAATCCCACGGTTTTCCACCGCCTCCGGTGAGTTGGACCGTGTGCTCGGTGGCGGCTTGGTGGACGGCTCGGTGGTGTTGATCGGCGGTGATCCCGGCATCGGTAAGTCGACGATCCTGTTGCAAACCCTATGCAGCATTGCCAGCCGCATGCCGGCGCTGTATGTCACGGGCGAAGAATCCCAGCAGCAAGTGGCCATGCGCGCCCGACGCCTGGGGTTGCCTCAGGACCAACTGCGGGTCATGACCGAAACCTGCATCGAAAGCATCATCGCCACGGCGCGTATCGAAAAGCCCAAGGTCATGGTGATCGACTCGATCCAGACGATTTTCACCGAGCAACTGCAGTCGGCGCCGGGCGGTGTGTCCCAGGTGCGGGAGAGTGCGGCGCTGCTGGTGCGTTATGCCAAGCAGAGCGGCACAGCGATCTTCCTGGTGGGCCATGTGACCAAAGAGGGCGCGCTGGCCGGGCCGCGAGTGCTGGAGCATATGGTCGACACCGTGTTGTATTTCGAGGGCGAGTCCGACGGTCGCCTGCGTTTGTTGCGGGCGGTGAAGAACCGTTTCGGCGCAGTCAATGAGTTGGGCGTATTCGCCATGACTGACCGGGGGCTGAAAGAAGTCTCCAACCCATCGGCGATTTTCCTCACCCGTGCCCAGGAAGAAGTCCCAGGCAGTGTGGTGATGGCGACGTGGGAAGGCACTCGGCCGATGCTGGTGGAAGTGCAAGCGCTGGTGGATGACAGCCATTTGGCCAACCCACGGCGTGTCACCTTGGGCCTGGATCAGAACCGCCTGGCGATGTTGCTGGCGGTATTGCACCGTCATGGCGGCATTCCGACCCACGACCAGGACGTGTTCCTTAACGTGGTGGGCGGGGTCAAGGTGCTGGAGACAGCGTCGGACCTGGCGTTGATGGCGGCGGTGATGTCCAGCTTGCGTAACCGGCCATTGCCGCATGACTTGCTGGTGTTTGGTGAGGTGGGGCTGTCGGGTGAAGTGCGTCCGGTGCCGAGTGGCCAGGAGCGGCTGAAGGAAGCCGCGAAGCACGGCTTCAAGCGCGCCATCGTGCCTAAAGGCAATGCGCCGAAGGAGTCGCCGCCAGGCATTCAGATTATCGGGGTGACGCGCTTGGAACAGGCGTTGGATGCGCTGTTCGAGTAA
- a CDS encoding serine hydroxymethyltransferase, with translation MFSRDLTIAKYDADLFAAMQQEAVRQEEHIELIASENYTSPAVMEAQGSVLTNKYAEGYPGKRYYGGCEYVDVVEQLAIDRAKELFGADYANVQPHAGSQANSAVYLALLQGGDTILGMSLAHGGHLTHGASVSSSGKLYNAVQYGIDANGLIDYDEVERLAVEHKPKMIVAGFSAYSQILDFPRFRAIADKVGAYLFVDMAHVAGLVAAGVYPNPVPFADVVTTTTHKTLRGPRGGLILARANADIEKKLNSAVFPGAQGGPLEHVIAAKAICFKEALQPEFKTYQQQVVKNAQTMASVFIERGFDVVSGGTENHLFLLSLIKQDISGKDADAALGKAFITVNKNSVPNDPRSPFVTSGLRFGTPAVTTRGFKEAECKELAGWICDILADLNNEAVIDAVREKVKAICKKLPVYGA, from the coding sequence ATGTTCAGCCGTGATTTGACTATTGCCAAGTACGACGCCGATCTCTTCGCTGCCATGCAGCAAGAAGCCGTGCGCCAGGAAGAGCACATTGAACTGATCGCTTCGGAAAACTACACCAGCCCAGCCGTCATGGAGGCTCAAGGTTCGGTTCTGACCAACAAGTACGCCGAAGGCTACCCAGGCAAGCGCTACTACGGCGGTTGCGAGTACGTCGACGTGGTTGAGCAACTGGCCATCGACCGTGCAAAAGAACTGTTCGGCGCCGATTACGCCAACGTCCAGCCGCACGCCGGTTCCCAAGCCAACAGCGCCGTGTACCTGGCCCTGCTGCAAGGCGGCGACACCATCCTGGGCATGAGCCTGGCCCACGGCGGTCACCTGACCCACGGCGCCAGCGTTTCCTCCTCCGGCAAGCTGTACAACGCCGTTCAATACGGTATCGATGCCAACGGCCTGATCGACTACGACGAAGTCGAGCGCCTGGCGGTTGAACACAAGCCAAAAATGATCGTGGCCGGTTTCTCTGCCTATTCGCAGATCCTGGATTTCCCACGTTTCCGCGCTATCGCCGACAAGGTTGGCGCCTACCTGTTCGTCGACATGGCTCACGTAGCCGGTCTGGTCGCCGCTGGCGTCTACCCGAACCCGGTGCCTTTCGCTGACGTGGTGACCACCACCACCCACAAGACCCTGCGCGGTCCACGTGGCGGCCTGATCCTGGCTCGCGCCAATGCCGACATCGAGAAGAAGCTGAACTCTGCCGTATTCCCAGGCGCCCAAGGTGGCCCGCTGGAGCACGTGATTGCCGCTAAAGCGATCTGCTTCAAGGAAGCGCTGCAGCCTGAGTTCAAGACTTACCAGCAACAAGTGGTCAAGAACGCCCAGACCATGGCCAGCGTGTTCATCGAGCGCGGCTTTGACGTGGTGTCCGGCGGTACTGAAAACCACCTGTTCCTGCTGTCACTGATCAAGCAGGACATTTCCGGTAAAGATGCTGACGCTGCCTTGGGCAAAGCCTTCATCACCGTGAACAAAAACTCCGTGCCGAACGATCCACGTTCGCCGTTCGTCACTTCGGGCCTGCGCTTCGGCACCCCGGCTGTGACCACTCGTGGCTTCAAGGAAGCAGAGTGCAAGGAACTGGCTGGCTGGATCTGCGACATCCTGGCAGACCTGAACAACGAAGCCGTGATCGACGCGGTACGTGAGAAGGTCAAGGCCATCTGCAAAAAGCTGCCGGTGTACGGCGCTTGA
- the ettA gene encoding energy-dependent translational throttle protein EttA translates to MAQYVFTMHRLGKVVPPKREILKNISLSFFPGAKIGVLGLNGSGKSTLLKIMAGVDTEFEGEARPMPELNIGYLPQEPILDPTKTVREVVEEAVSVIKNAQARLDEVYAAYAEEDADFDKLAAEQAKLEAILQAGDGHNLERQLEVAADALRLPAWDAKVEHLSGGEKRRVALCRLLLSAPDMLLLDEPTNHLDADSVAWLEHFLHDFPGTVVAITHDRYFLDNVAGWILELDRGAGIPYEGNYSGWLEAKSDRLAAESKQQSAHEKAMKEELEWVRKGAKARQSKSKARLQRFEEMQSQEFQKRSETNEIYIPAGPRLGDKVIEFKNVSKGYGDRVLIDNLSFSMPKGAIVGVIGGNGAGKSTLFRMLMGKETPDSGSIEIGETVQLACVDQSRDDLDGSKTVFQQISDGSDQIRIGNYEIPSRTYVGRFNFKGGDQQKFVKDLSGGERGRLHLALTLKEGGNVLLLDEPSNDLDVETLRSLEEALLDFPGAAIVISHDRWFLDRVATHILAYEDDSQAVFFEGNYTEYEADRKKRLGEAAAQPHRVRHKKLA, encoded by the coding sequence ATGGCTCAATACGTCTTCACCATGCATCGGCTGGGAAAAGTTGTTCCGCCGAAGCGGGAAATCCTCAAAAATATTTCGCTGTCCTTCTTCCCGGGCGCCAAGATCGGCGTGCTCGGCCTCAACGGTTCGGGTAAGTCCACGCTGCTGAAAATCATGGCCGGCGTCGATACCGAGTTCGAAGGCGAAGCCCGCCCGATGCCGGAGCTGAACATCGGCTACCTGCCGCAGGAACCGATCCTGGATCCGACCAAGACCGTGCGCGAAGTGGTTGAAGAAGCCGTCAGCGTGATCAAGAACGCCCAGGCCCGCCTGGACGAGGTGTATGCCGCATACGCCGAAGAAGATGCCGACTTCGACAAACTGGCTGCCGAACAAGCCAAGCTTGAAGCCATCCTGCAAGCCGGCGACGGTCACAACCTGGAGCGCCAGCTGGAAGTTGCCGCCGACGCGCTGCGCCTGCCGGCGTGGGACGCCAAGGTCGAACACCTGTCTGGTGGTGAGAAGCGTCGTGTGGCCCTGTGCCGCCTGCTGCTGTCGGCCCCTGACATGCTGCTGCTCGACGAACCTACCAACCACTTGGACGCCGATTCCGTCGCCTGGCTGGAACATTTCCTTCACGACTTCCCAGGCACCGTGGTTGCGATCACGCACGACCGCTACTTCCTGGACAACGTTGCTGGCTGGATTCTGGAGCTCGACCGTGGCGCCGGTATCCCTTACGAGGGCAACTACTCCGGTTGGCTGGAAGCCAAGTCCGACCGTCTGGCCGCCGAATCCAAGCAGCAATCGGCCCACGAAAAAGCCATGAAGGAAGAACTGGAGTGGGTGCGCAAAGGCGCCAAGGCCCGCCAGTCCAAGTCCAAGGCTCGTCTGCAACGCTTTGAAGAAATGCAGTCGCAGGAATTCCAGAAGCGTTCGGAAACCAACGAGATCTACATCCCGGCCGGCCCGCGCCTGGGTGACAAGGTCATCGAGTTCAAGAACGTTTCCAAAGGCTATGGCGACCGCGTGCTGATCGACAACCTGTCGTTCTCCATGCCAAAAGGCGCGATCGTCGGCGTTATTGGTGGTAACGGTGCGGGTAAATCCACACTGTTCCGCATGCTGATGGGCAAGGAAACTCCGGACTCGGGCAGCATCGAGATCGGCGAAACCGTGCAACTGGCCTGTGTCGACCAGAGCCGCGACGACCTCGACGGCAGCAAGACTGTGTTCCAGCAGATTTCCGACGGCTCCGACCAGATCCGCATCGGCAACTATGAAATCCCGTCGCGCACCTACGTCGGTCGTTTCAACTTCAAGGGCGGCGACCAGCAGAAGTTCGTCAAGGACCTGTCCGGTGGTGAGCGTGGTCGCTTGCACCTGGCCCTGACCCTGAAAGAGGGCGGCAACGTCCTGCTGCTCGACGAACCGTCCAACGACCTCGACGTTGAAACCCTGCGTTCCCTGGAAGAAGCCCTGTTGGACTTCCCGGGCGCCGCCATTGTGATCTCTCACGATCGGTGGTTCCTTGACCGCGTCGCGACTCACATCCTGGCGTACGAAGACGATTCCCAAGCGGTGTTCTTCGAAGGTAACTACACCGAGTACGAAGCGGACCGTAAAAAGCGCTTGGGCGAAGCAGCTGCCCAGCCGCACCGCGTGCGTCACAAGAAACTGGCCTGA
- a CDS encoding DUF3015 domain-containing protein — MKRILLGTLFTVVSLNAMAEAPGGPNCGWGNMLFEGQRGTPAHFLASTTNGTSGNATFGMTSGTNGCSTNSALTYGGKSWIAMNGMMNELSEDMAKGNGEALTTYAVVLGVAPEDREHFAAVTHEHFQQIFSKADVTADDVHNNTLAVLKSDARLAKYATQA, encoded by the coding sequence ATGAAACGGATCCTTCTCGGTACTCTCTTCACCGTCGTCTCCCTCAATGCAATGGCAGAAGCACCAGGTGGCCCGAATTGCGGTTGGGGCAACATGTTGTTCGAAGGCCAGCGCGGTACTCCGGCTCACTTCCTGGCTTCCACCACCAACGGCACTTCGGGTAACGCCACCTTCGGCATGACCTCGGGCACCAACGGTTGCAGCACCAACAGCGCCCTGACCTACGGCGGCAAGTCCTGGATTGCCATGAATGGCATGATGAACGAGCTGTCCGAAGACATGGCCAAGGGCAATGGCGAAGCGCTGACCACCTATGCCGTGGTACTGGGCGTGGCACCAGAAGATCGCGAGCACTTTGCTGCCGTGACCCATGAACACTTCCAGCAGATCTTCAGCAAGGCTGACGTGACCGCTGACGACGTGCACAACAACACCCTGGCTGTACTGAAAAGCGATGCCCGCTTGGCGAAGTACGCAACCCAAGCTTAA
- a CDS encoding TIGR00645 family protein: MERFIENTMYASRWLLAPIYLGLSLGLLILALKFFQEIIHVLPNVFTMLEADVILLLLSLIDMALVGGLLVMVMISGYENFVSQLDIDDNKEKLNWLGTMDSSSLKMKVAASIVAISSIHLLRIFMDAKNVDPQHLMWYVIIHMTFVVSAFAMGYLDKLTKH; the protein is encoded by the coding sequence ATGGAACGCTTTATCGAAAATACGATGTACGCCTCACGCTGGCTGTTGGCGCCTATCTACCTCGGGTTGTCCCTGGGCCTGCTGATCCTGGCGCTGAAGTTCTTCCAGGAAATCATCCATGTGCTGCCCAACGTGTTCACCATGTTGGAGGCGGACGTCATCCTGTTGCTGCTGTCGCTGATCGACATGGCCCTGGTCGGCGGCTTGCTGGTGATGGTGATGATCTCCGGCTACGAGAACTTCGTCTCGCAGCTGGATATCGATGACAACAAGGAAAAGCTCAACTGGCTGGGCACCATGGACTCTTCGTCGCTGAAGATGAAGGTGGCAGCCTCCATCGTGGCGATTTCGTCCATCCATTTGCTGCGCATCTTCATGGACGCCAAGAACGTCGATCCACAGCACCTGATGTGGTACGTGATCATCCACATGACCTTCGTGGTCTCGGCGTTTGCCATGGGTTACCTGGACAAACTCACCAAGCACTGA
- a CDS encoding PilZ domain-containing protein, producing the protein MTEQPSDRRRFRRIAFDAKTELRQNGREWPVQLVDLSLKGLLVQRPEDWKGNKALPFDVDIRLDAKAHIKMQVRLTHEDHGQLGFVCQHIDLDSISYLRRFVELNLGDEEELHRELAALLEI; encoded by the coding sequence ATGACCGAACAACCATCTGACCGCCGCCGTTTCCGCAGGATCGCCTTTGACGCCAAGACCGAACTTCGGCAAAACGGTCGCGAATGGCCGGTGCAATTGGTGGATTTGTCGCTAAAGGGGTTGTTGGTGCAACGGCCCGAAGACTGGAAAGGCAATAAGGCGCTGCCGTTTGATGTGGACATACGCCTGGACGCTAAGGCCCATATCAAGATGCAAGTGCGGCTGACTCATGAGGATCATGGGCAGTTGGGGTTCGTGTGCCAGCACATCGACCTGGACTCGATCAGTTATTTGCGGCGCTTTGTCGAGTTGAATCTTGGGGATGAGGAGGAGTTGCATCGCGAGTTGGCGGCATTGCTGGAGATATAG
- a CDS encoding YbdD/YjiX family protein translates to MFNDISRLGKYLGQAARLMVGMPDYDTYVEHMQTKHPDKPMMDYKAFFRERQEARYGGKGGPKCC, encoded by the coding sequence ATGTTCAATGACATCAGTCGCCTCGGTAAATACCTCGGTCAGGCCGCGCGCCTGATGGTCGGCATGCCCGACTACGACACCTACGTCGAGCATATGCAAACCAAACACCCGGACAAGCCGATGATGGACTACAAGGCGTTCTTCCGGGAACGCCAGGAAGCCCGTTACGGTGGCAAGGGTGGGCCTAAGTGCTGTTGA
- a CDS encoding ankyrin repeat domain-containing protein, whose product MRIAIGLLMVMLAFVVRAEPPEPVALKAQLQDYYFDAARRGDLDMLNTFIDSGYSLNTQDDKGYTALILAAYHGQGAFVERLLNAGADACVQDKRGNTALMGAIFKGELKIAQRLLATDCNPDQRNGAGQTAAMYAGLFKRVELLDELKAKGADLNAEDPIGNSASRLASGEIRTPAPR is encoded by the coding sequence ATGCGTATTGCTATCGGTCTGTTAATGGTCATGCTGGCCTTTGTTGTCCGTGCCGAGCCGCCCGAGCCTGTGGCGCTCAAGGCCCAGTTGCAGGACTACTATTTCGATGCCGCCCGCCGTGGCGACCTCGACATGCTCAACACCTTTATCGACTCCGGCTACAGCCTCAACACCCAGGACGACAAGGGCTACACCGCGCTAATTTTGGCGGCCTACCACGGCCAGGGCGCGTTCGTGGAGCGCCTGCTCAACGCCGGTGCAGACGCCTGCGTACAGGACAAGCGCGGTAACACTGCACTGATGGGGGCGATCTTCAAAGGCGAGCTTAAAATCGCCCAGCGGCTTCTGGCCACCGACTGCAACCCCGACCAGCGCAACGGTGCCGGGCAGACAGCCGCCATGTACGCCGGGCTGTTCAAACGTGTCGAGTTGCTGGATGAGTTGAAGGCCAAGGGCGCTGACCTCAACGCCGAAGACCCGATCGGCAACAGCGCATCACGATTGGCCAGTGGTGAAATCCGGACCCCGGCGCCGCGCTGA